The DNA sequence CCCGCCCGCGGAGACGTCATGCGCCGGGCCGGCGATCTGATGACCGCTCGCAAGGACGAGATCGCCGCGGCCGCGACTCGCGAGATGGGGAAGGTGCTGGCCGAGACGCGAGGGGATGTCCAGGAGGGGATCGATACGGCCTACTACGCGGCGACCGAGGGTCGTCGTCTCTTCGGGCACACGGTCCCCTCCGAGCTGCCGGACAAGTGGGCGATGAGCATCCGCCGGCCCATCGGTGTGTGTGGAATGATCACACCGTTCAACTTCCCGATGGCCATACCGACCTGGAAGATCTTCCCGGCGCTTCTATGCGGGAACAGCGTCATCTTCAAGCCCGCCGAGGATGTGCCGCACACGGGCGCGCTCTTCGTGGAGATCCTGCTGGAGGCGGGATTGCCGCCCGAGGTGATCCAGCTGCTCCACGGCTTCGGGGAGGAAGTGGGAGACGCGATCGTGCGGGATCCCGAGATTCCCGTCATCTCCTTCACCGGATCCACTGCGACCGGAAGTCGGATCGGCGAGACCTGCGGACGGATGCACAAGCGCCTATCGCTGGAGATGGGTGGGAAGAACGCGCAGATCGTGCTCCCCGACGCCGATCTCGACCTGGCCCTCGACGGCGTGCTCTGGGGGGCCTTCGGCACCACGGGGCAGCGCTGCACGGCCACCTCGCGTCTCCTTTTGCACGAGTCCATCGAGCGCGAGTTCCTGGAACGGCTGGCCGACCGGGCCTCGCGGCTCCGACTCGGGGACGGTCTCGATCCGGCGACGGAGGTCGGTCCCCTCATCCACGAGGACGCCCGCCTGAAGGTCGAGCGCTACGTGGAGATCGCGCGCGCTGAAGCGGAGCTGGTCCTCGGCGGGGGGCGACCCGCGTCCTCGGGAGAGGGCTTCTTCTTCGAGCCCACCATCGCGCGGGCGGTCACCCCGGGGAGCCGCCTCGCGACCGAGGAGATCTTTGGACCGCTGCTGAGCGTCATGACTTTCCGCGACTTCGACGACGCGATCCGGATCAACAACGAGGTCGTCTACGGCCTTTCGAGCTCCGTCTACACCACCGACGTACGCACGGCCTTCCGCGCCCTGAACGAGCTGGACAACGGCATCACGTACATCAACGCACCGACGATCGGGGCGGAGGCTCATCTGCCCTTCGGCGGTGTAAAGCAGACGGGTAACGGCCACCGCGAAGGTGGGTGGGAGGTCTACGACTTCTACTCCGAGACCAAGGTCTGCTACATCGACTACTCGGGTCGCTTGCAGCGGGCGCAGATCGA is a window from the Gemmatimonadota bacterium genome containing:
- a CDS encoding aldehyde dehydrogenase family protein; amino-acid sequence: MKTFQNFVAGSWTDPSTGSWFENRNPARPSDLIGRFPRSGPEDVRRAVESARRGFEIWRRTPAPARGDVMRRAGDLMTARKDEIAAAATREMGKVLAETRGDVQEGIDTAYYAATEGRRLFGHTVPSELPDKWAMSIRRPIGVCGMITPFNFPMAIPTWKIFPALLCGNSVIFKPAEDVPHTGALFVEILLEAGLPPEVIQLLHGFGEEVGDAIVRDPEIPVISFTGSTATGSRIGETCGRMHKRLSLEMGGKNAQIVLPDADLDLALDGVLWGAFGTTGQRCTATSRLLLHESIEREFLERLADRASRLRLGDGLDPATEVGPLIHEDARLKVERYVEIARAEAELVLGGGRPASSGEGFFFEPTIARAVTPGSRLATEEIFGPLLSVMTFRDFDDAIRINNEVVYGLSSSVYTTDVRTAFRALNELDNGITYINAPTIGAEAHLPFGGVKQTGNGHREGGWEVYDFYSETKVCYIDYSGRLQRAQIDNY